The Microbacterium maritypicum genome contains a region encoding:
- a CDS encoding MurR/RpiR family transcriptional regulator: protein MSIQSTIEAAASTLTPSLARIALVVRENPSVVIDNTINELAAECDTSVASVVRFCRAIGFSGYAPLRMALAAELGKEAAQFSARGAYGSEISDADTLQEAVSKVAALELLAIEETVARLDFTVLEAAVDAIDGAERIILYGLGASRFVAEDLAHKLLRVGRNAHIPADPHEAVAVSVLPTASTVAIGFSHSGSTLETVRFLETARTSGATTIAVTSAKDSPLTRAADHPLFTEVRESTFRAGAMVSRIAQLTLVDCLFLGVAKRRYAETVDALQRTGQATRALRG, encoded by the coding sequence ATGAGCATCCAGTCGACGATCGAAGCCGCCGCTTCCACGCTGACGCCGTCGCTGGCCCGTATCGCGCTGGTCGTCCGCGAGAACCCCTCCGTCGTGATCGACAACACGATCAACGAGCTGGCCGCGGAATGCGACACCTCGGTCGCTTCGGTCGTGCGCTTCTGCCGGGCGATCGGCTTCAGCGGCTACGCCCCGCTGCGCATGGCCCTGGCCGCCGAGCTCGGCAAGGAAGCCGCCCAGTTCTCCGCACGCGGCGCCTATGGGTCGGAGATCTCCGATGCCGACACCCTGCAGGAGGCGGTGTCGAAGGTGGCGGCGCTCGAACTGCTGGCGATCGAGGAGACCGTCGCCCGACTCGACTTCACCGTGCTCGAAGCGGCAGTGGATGCGATCGACGGGGCCGAGCGCATCATCCTCTACGGGCTCGGTGCCAGCCGGTTCGTCGCGGAGGATCTCGCCCACAAGCTCCTCCGCGTCGGACGGAACGCGCATATTCCCGCCGACCCGCACGAGGCCGTCGCCGTCTCCGTGCTGCCGACCGCATCGACCGTCGCGATCGGCTTCTCCCACTCCGGTTCGACGCTCGAAACCGTGCGGTTCCTGGAGACGGCGCGTACCAGCGGCGCCACCACGATCGCCGTCACGTCGGCGAAGGACTCCCCTCTCACCCGCGCGGCCGATCACCCGCTCTTCACTGAGGTGCGCGAGTCGACCTTCCGCGCAGGCGCCATGGTGAGCCGCATCGCGCAGCTCACGCTCGTCGACTGCCTGTTCCTCGGTGTCGCCAAACGCCGGTACGCCGAGACCGTCGATGCCCTGCAGCGCACGGGTCAGGCGACGCGCGCACTCCGCGGCTGA
- the murQ gene encoding N-acetylmuramic acid 6-phosphate etherase gives MPNDDSRLATLLSVLERLDTEASTTDRGDLDLLGTAELVRRMNAEDRRVPEAVAERAEEIAIVVDGITERFRRGGRLIYIGAGTAGRIGVLDASECPPTFGTDPSMVVGLIAGGETAIRSAVENAEDDDAAAEASLRELGLSENDTVVGISASGRTPYVVGGLTYARSVGAFTAAIASNAGSDIGAAAEVAIEVVTGPEFISGSTRLKSGTAQKLVVNMLTTLSMINLGKTYRGVMVDLLATNEKLHARSIRTVSQLAGVDIDQAAAALQAADGSVKLALLMLAADATPQDAAAALHEADGILRDAIAALA, from the coding sequence GTGCCGAATGACGATTCCCGCCTGGCCACCCTCCTCTCCGTGCTCGAGCGCCTCGACACCGAGGCCTCGACGACCGATCGCGGCGACCTCGACCTGCTGGGCACCGCCGAGCTCGTGCGACGCATGAACGCGGAGGATCGGCGGGTGCCGGAGGCCGTCGCCGAGCGGGCGGAGGAGATCGCCATCGTGGTCGACGGCATCACGGAGCGGTTCCGCCGCGGCGGACGCCTCATCTACATCGGCGCGGGCACGGCCGGGCGCATCGGCGTTCTGGATGCGAGCGAGTGCCCGCCGACCTTCGGCACCGACCCGTCGATGGTGGTCGGGCTGATCGCGGGGGGCGAGACGGCGATCCGCTCCGCCGTGGAGAATGCCGAAGACGATGACGCGGCCGCGGAAGCCTCGCTGCGCGAGCTCGGTCTCTCGGAGAACGACACGGTGGTGGGCATCTCCGCCTCCGGCCGCACGCCCTACGTCGTGGGAGGGCTGACCTACGCCCGCAGTGTCGGTGCGTTCACCGCGGCGATCGCCTCGAACGCCGGTTCCGACATCGGCGCGGCCGCGGAGGTCGCGATCGAGGTCGTCACCGGCCCCGAGTTCATCTCCGGCTCCACGCGCCTCAAGTCGGGGACGGCGCAGAAGCTCGTCGTCAACATGCTGACGACGCTGTCGATGATCAACCTCGGCAAGACCTACCGCGGCGTCATGGTCGATCTGCTGGCCACGAACGAGAAGCTGCATGCCCGCTCGATCCGCACGGTGTCGCAGCTCGCCGGCGTCGACATCGACCAGGCTGCGGCGGCGCTGCAGGCGGCGGACGGTTCGGTCAAGCTCGCGCTGCTGATGCTCGCTGCCGACGCGACGCCGCAGGACGCGGCCGCAGCTCTCCACGAGGCCGACGGCATCCTCCGCGACGCGATCGCCGCGCTCGCCTGA
- a CDS encoding primary-amine oxidase, translating into MMSHHAPQPVSIEKIAAPHPHDPLTGAEIAAARAVLDAAGLMTETTRVPMLLPDEPRKEELATWTPGSPIDRRVDVTLLDIATGVATEAIVSITRGEVLHTQRVPNDAPPYGQPQYLFEEYERAEAIAKASPQWQAAMKRRGLEEHMALAFCGPLAPGYTGRADEVGRRVIRSLTFLKYDEQDSPWAHPVEGLIVHIDLTANSVIRVEDHGDVPVPAGHGNYYPEVQGEARTTLKPIEITQPEGPSFAVTGSLVEWEGWSMRVDFNAREGLVLHDVTFQGRSVLSRASVPEMVVPYGDTAPGRFWISYFDAGEYLLGKNANHLELGCDCLGVIRYLDGYVADDHGHPVRIPNVICMHEEDYGILWKHTDLAGRSDVRRSRRFVVSYFSTIGNYDYGFYWNFGLDGSIEVVAKATGIVFASAGEPGVRQRHATELAPGVFAPVHQHLFCARLDVAIDGEDNRLVEIDAQRVPMGPENPFGNAFTWSETTLHTENEAQREADSSVARVWEVQSASHTNHVGRPTAYHLVPQPTALLMADPQSSVAARAAFATKHLWATRFEAGQIWPAGRYPNAHQGGAGLPEYAAADRDIDGQDIVLWHTFGLTHFPRPEDWPIMPVDYAGFWFKPAGFLDQNPAMDVPEASQAHRGATASACCGGDTCTCAH; encoded by the coding sequence ATGATGTCCCACCACGCTCCGCAGCCCGTGTCGATCGAGAAGATCGCCGCCCCGCACCCCCACGATCCCCTCACGGGTGCAGAGATCGCGGCCGCCCGCGCCGTGCTCGACGCCGCGGGCCTGATGACCGAGACCACCCGGGTGCCGATGCTCCTCCCCGACGAACCCCGCAAGGAGGAGCTCGCGACTTGGACGCCCGGCTCCCCCATCGACCGCCGCGTCGACGTCACCCTGCTCGACATCGCCACCGGCGTCGCCACCGAAGCCATCGTCTCGATCACCCGGGGCGAGGTGCTGCACACGCAGCGGGTCCCCAACGACGCCCCGCCCTACGGGCAACCGCAGTACCTGTTCGAGGAGTACGAGCGCGCCGAGGCCATCGCCAAGGCGTCACCGCAGTGGCAGGCCGCGATGAAGCGCCGCGGCCTCGAAGAGCACATGGCGCTCGCCTTCTGCGGACCGCTCGCCCCCGGATACACGGGCCGTGCCGACGAGGTCGGACGACGCGTGATCCGCTCCCTGACCTTCCTCAAGTACGACGAGCAGGACTCTCCCTGGGCGCACCCGGTCGAGGGACTCATCGTGCACATCGACCTCACCGCGAACAGCGTGATCCGCGTCGAGGACCACGGCGATGTGCCCGTTCCCGCCGGCCACGGCAACTACTACCCCGAGGTGCAGGGCGAGGCGCGCACCACCCTGAAGCCGATCGAGATCACCCAGCCCGAGGGGCCGAGCTTCGCCGTCACGGGTTCGCTCGTGGAGTGGGAGGGCTGGTCGATGCGCGTGGACTTCAACGCACGCGAAGGCCTCGTGCTGCACGACGTCACCTTCCAGGGACGATCGGTGCTGAGCAGGGCGAGCGTGCCCGAGATGGTCGTCCCCTACGGCGACACCGCGCCCGGCCGCTTCTGGATCAGCTACTTCGACGCCGGTGAGTACCTGCTCGGGAAGAACGCGAACCACCTCGAGCTCGGCTGCGACTGCCTGGGCGTGATCCGCTACCTCGACGGTTACGTCGCCGACGACCACGGACACCCCGTGCGCATCCCGAACGTGATCTGCATGCACGAGGAGGACTACGGCATCCTCTGGAAGCACACCGATCTGGCCGGGCGCTCCGACGTGCGGCGTTCCCGCCGGTTCGTGGTCTCGTACTTCTCCACGATCGGCAACTACGACTACGGGTTCTACTGGAACTTCGGCCTGGACGGGTCTATCGAGGTGGTGGCCAAGGCCACGGGCATCGTCTTCGCCAGCGCCGGTGAGCCCGGGGTGCGCCAGCGCCATGCGACGGAGCTGGCCCCCGGCGTGTTCGCCCCCGTGCACCAGCACCTCTTCTGCGCACGGCTCGACGTCGCGATCGACGGCGAGGACAACCGGCTCGTCGAGATCGACGCCCAACGCGTGCCGATGGGCCCCGAGAACCCCTTCGGCAACGCCTTCACCTGGTCGGAGACGACTCTGCACACCGAGAACGAGGCGCAGCGCGAGGCCGATTCCTCGGTCGCGCGGGTGTGGGAGGTGCAGAGCGCGTCCCACACGAACCACGTCGGCCGACCCACCGCGTACCACCTGGTGCCGCAGCCCACGGCACTGCTCATGGCCGACCCGCAGTCCTCCGTCGCCGCGCGTGCCGCCTTCGCGACGAAGCACCTCTGGGCGACGCGCTTCGAGGCGGGGCAGATCTGGCCGGCCGGTCGGTATCCGAACGCGCACCAGGGCGGAGCAGGGCTGCCCGAGTACGCCGCCGCCGACCGCGACATCGACGGCCAGGACATCGTGCTGTGGCACACGTTCGGCCTGACGCACTTCCCGCGACCGGAGGACTGGCCCATCATGCCGGTCGACTACGCCGGATTCTGGTTCAAGCCAGCCGGCTTCCTCGACCAGAACCCGGCCATGGATGTGCCAGAGGCGTCGCAGGCGCACCGCGGCGCGACAGCGAGCGCATGCTGCGGCGGAGACACCTGCACCTGCGCGCACTGA
- a CDS encoding BadF/BadG/BcrA/BcrD ATPase family protein, with the protein MSAKTTASVDLGKSRCRVVIDGDGERVARAGVGAPGLAAAGGVESALEAILPLLEGDRLDLIGVGAAGAWLAPHAAQELSSRLAAASGAAVAVASDVVTAHAGALAGAGGVLLIAGTGAAALGVDAEGARLVDGWGPELGDFGSGSWLGREALRAVLRADDALGARTALTAAIVQPVGAPSDIQAWLAQREPLPRRLATLAPLVLDAAADGDAVAGEIVAEAIRLLTATAVAASTRTTDVVIHGGLTDHAWFRASLTSSLQTAGRTLVPASGDALDGALLLARRTDLPHERFVHRAE; encoded by the coding sequence ATGAGCGCGAAGACGACCGCATCCGTCGATCTCGGCAAGTCCCGGTGCCGCGTCGTGATCGACGGCGACGGCGAGCGGGTCGCGCGCGCAGGCGTCGGAGCTCCCGGGCTCGCCGCAGCGGGCGGGGTGGAGAGTGCACTCGAGGCGATCCTCCCGCTTCTGGAGGGTGACCGCCTCGACCTGATCGGGGTGGGCGCCGCGGGCGCCTGGCTGGCGCCGCATGCGGCGCAGGAACTGTCGTCCCGGCTCGCCGCAGCGAGCGGAGCCGCGGTGGCCGTCGCCTCCGATGTGGTCACCGCTCACGCCGGTGCACTCGCCGGTGCCGGGGGAGTGCTCCTCATCGCGGGAACCGGAGCGGCGGCCCTCGGCGTCGACGCCGAGGGCGCGCGACTCGTCGACGGCTGGGGTCCGGAACTCGGCGACTTCGGCAGCGGCTCGTGGCTCGGGCGCGAGGCCCTGCGTGCCGTGCTGCGTGCGGACGACGCCCTGGGCGCCCGCACCGCCCTCACCGCGGCGATCGTGCAGCCGGTGGGTGCGCCATCCGACATCCAGGCCTGGCTCGCCCAGCGCGAACCCCTCCCTCGACGCCTCGCGACGCTCGCACCTCTCGTGCTGGATGCCGCTGCCGACGGCGATGCGGTCGCCGGCGAGATCGTGGCCGAGGCGATTCGACTCCTCACCGCGACGGCTGTCGCCGCATCCACCCGCACCACCGACGTGGTGATCCACGGCGGCCTCACCGACCACGCGTGGTTCCGCGCGTCATTGACCTCTTCCCTGCAGACCGCCGGACGCACGCTCGTGCCCGCGAGCGGCGATGCACTCGACGGCGCGCTGCTGCTCGCGCGCCGCACCGACCTCCCCCACGAAAGGTTCGTCCACCGTGCCGAATGA
- a CDS encoding SDR family oxidoreductase, with the protein MPLALITGAARADSIAAGIVPRLRAAGWTVVTSDLHDADHLADLATPAGPEALMAEVTAAHGPVSALILSHAHDVQSGILDTTAESFDRHVAVNARASLLLIAAFARQVGDGGGAIVALTSDHVTGNLPYGASKGALDRLVISAARELGPRGISANVLNPGPIDTGWMDDETRRGLAEMTPLGRLGRPGDIAAVVEFLVSEEGRWISGQLLQSDGAFSARY; encoded by the coding sequence ATGCCCCTCGCTCTGATCACCGGCGCCGCGCGTGCCGACAGCATCGCCGCCGGTATCGTTCCTCGGCTGCGCGCCGCCGGTTGGACCGTCGTCACCAGCGACCTGCACGACGCCGATCACCTCGCCGACCTCGCCACGCCCGCGGGGCCCGAGGCGCTGATGGCTGAGGTGACCGCAGCCCACGGCCCGGTCTCGGCGCTCATCCTGAGTCATGCGCACGATGTGCAATCCGGCATCCTCGACACGACGGCCGAGAGCTTCGACCGGCACGTCGCCGTGAACGCGAGGGCGAGTCTGCTGCTGATCGCGGCCTTCGCGCGGCAGGTGGGCGACGGCGGAGGTGCGATCGTGGCGCTCACCAGCGACCACGTGACCGGCAACCTCCCCTACGGGGCCTCCAAGGGTGCTCTCGACCGGCTCGTGATCTCGGCGGCCCGCGAGCTCGGCCCGCGCGGCATCTCGGCGAACGTGCTCAACCCCGGGCCCATCGACACCGGCTGGATGGACGACGAGACGCGCCGCGGGCTGGCGGAGATGACACCGCTCGGGCGTCTCGGGCGCCCCGGCGACATCGCGGCCGTGGTGGAGTTCCTCGTGTCGGAGGAAGGGCGCTGGATCTCGGGGCAGCTGCTGCAGTCGGACGGCGCGTTCTCGGCGAGGTACTGA